The stretch of DNA TGGTGCTGCTCCTGATCGTGGTGGCCTTCCTGATCCGCGTCGCGGCGCGCCGGGCGATACGCGAACCCGAGCGCATGAGAGCCTTCGCCGAACGGGTCGCTGCCACCCGGCCGGCGCGTTGGCTACGGCGTCGGTACGGCGCGCAGCTGCGGTGGCTCGCCCGGAGGTTCGACCCGACGATCGCGCGTGGGCTGAACCTCACGCTCGGTCTCTTGGTCGTCGCGCTGGGCGCGATCCTGGCCGGTGTCGTCCTGAACGACGTGCGCGGGCTGGAGGGTCTCGCCGCGTTCGATGCTCCGGTGCGGGCCTGGTTCGGACAGGTGCGGACGCCGACGGCCGCCGCGGTGTCCGAGGTCGTCGCCGGCGCGTTCGAACTGCCGTGGTTGTCGGCGCCGACGATGCTGATGGCCCTCTACGCGTGGCGGCGAACGTCGGTGCGGGCGGCGTTACGGGTCGTCGTTGGGACCGTCGGGGCCGCGGGGATCGCGATCGTCGTCCGGACGATCGTGACCGAACGCATCACCGCCACCGAGTTCCCGTCCACGGCGGTGGCGGTCGTCGCGGCTCTGGCCGCACACCTGGTCGCGGTGGCCGGCACCCGTCTGGAGTGGGCCACTGCCGTCAAGTTCATCGCGGTCGGTGTGTTCGCCATGGTGGTCGTCGGCGTCGCGGAGCTGGTCACCGCAGACGCGTCGCTGACCGGTGTCCTGTTCGGTGCCGCGGTCGGGACGGCATGGGCAGCCGCCATCGAGGTGCAAGCTCGGCTGCCGTTCCGCGCGCTCCCCGACGATGAGGACAGTTCCGGTCGGTCAGCCCAGCCCCGGACATGACCAGGCGTTCATGCTGGTAGCGGCCGGTCGTCTGCCACCCTGGAGACATGTTCGAGAACCGACGGGAAGCCGGTCGTCGGCTGGCTGAGCGTGTCAGCGACCTCGCCGCCGAGGAACCGGTGATCCTCGGACTTCCCCGCGGTGGCGTGCCGGTCGCCTACGAGGTGGCGCAGGCGCTGAACGCGCCGCTGGACGTGCTCGTCGTGCGCAAGGTCGGCGCCCCGCACAACCCCGAGTTCGGCGTCGGGGCGGTCGGCGAGGACGACGTCCTGCTCCTCGATGAGGGATCTCTGTCCCGGCTG from Actinomycetota bacterium encodes:
- a CDS encoding DedA family protein — encoded protein: MESVIQSVIDAVLGMSGPVAYTVIGLLAYGEAAAFLGLVTPGETAMVLGGVLAAEDQVSLVTMASVAAVAAALGDSTGYWLGRRWGRQLAEWEPVRARFGERIDRTSQYFQDRGGSAVALGRWATVLRAFLPFVAGLGRMPYGRFLLFSVPSALVWAISFVCLGYVAGRSWRVIQRYAGPASLLVLLLIVVAFLIRVAARRAIREPERMRAFAERVAATRPARWLRRRYGAQLRWLARRFDPTIARGLNLTLGLLVVALGAILAGVVLNDVRGLEGLAAFDAPVRAWFGQVRTPTAAAVSEVVAGAFELPWLSAPTMLMALYAWRRTSVRAALRVVVGTVGAAGIAIVVRTIVTERITATEFPSTAVAVVAALAAHLVAVAGTRLEWATAVKFIAVGVFAMVVVGVAELVTADASLTGVLFGAAVGTAWAAAIEVQARLPFRALPDDEDSSGRSAQPRT